A section of the Physeter macrocephalus isolate SW-GA unplaced genomic scaffold, ASM283717v5 random_179, whole genome shotgun sequence genome encodes:
- the UBTD1 gene encoding ubiquitin domain-containing protein 1 isoform X3: MGNCVGRQRRERPTAPGHPRKRAGRNEPLKKERLKWKSDYPMTDGQLRSKRDEFWDTAPAFEGRKEIWDALKAAAYAAEANDHELAQAILDGASITLPHGTLCECYDELGNRYQLPIYCLSPPVNLLLEHTEEESLEPPDPTPSVRREFPLKVRLSTGKDVRLSASLPDTVGQLKRQLHTQEGIEPSWQRWFFSGKLLTDRTRLQETKIQKDFVIQVIINQPPPPQD, from the exons GACGCAACGAGCCCCTGAAGAAGGAGCGGCTGAAGTGGAAGAGCGACTACCCAATGACCGATGGGCAGCTGCGGAGCAAGAGGGATGAGTTCTGGGACACGGCGCCCGCCTTCGAGGGCCGCAAGGAGATCTGGGACGCCCTCAAGGCTGCCGCCTACGCAGCCGAGGCCAACGACCACGAGCTGGCTCAGGCCATCCTGGACGGAGCCAGCATCACCTTGCCTCATG GCACCCTCTGTGAATGCTACGATGAGCTGGGCAATCGCTACCAGCTGCCCATCTACTGTCTGTCGCCACCCGTGAACCTGCTTCTGGAGCACACTGAGGAGGAGAGCCTGGAGCCCCCAGATCCCACCCCCAGCGTGCGCCGAGAGTTCCCGCTGAAGGTACGCCTCTCCACAGGCAAGGACGTGAGGCTCAGCGCCAGCCTGCCTGACACGGTGGGGCAGCTCAAGAGGCAGCTGCACACCCAGGAGGGCATCGAGCCATCCTGGCAGCGATGGTTCTTCTCTGGAAAGCTGCTCACAGATCGCACGCGGCtccaggaaactaagatccagaAAGATTTTGTCATCCAGGTCATCATTAACCAGCCCCCGCCGCCCCAGGACTGA
- the ANKRD2 gene encoding ankyrin repeat domain-containing protein 2 isoform X2, producing the protein MAGSEEVQRATALIEERLAQEEENEKHRGTTHQKLPMDMLVLEDEKHHRPQSPSLQKVKGQERVRKTSLDLRREIIDVGGIQNLIQLRKKRKQKKREALAASQEPPPEPEEITGPVDAETFLKAAVEGQMKVIEKFLEDGGSPDTCDQFHRTALHRASLEGHMEILEKLLESGVTVDFQDRLDCTAMHWACRGGHLEVVKLLQSRGADTNVKDKLLSTPLHVAVRTGHVEIVEHFLSLGLDINAKDREGDSALHDAVRLNRYKIIKLLLLHGADMMSKNLEGKTPTDLVQLWQADTRHALEYPEPGSEQNGLEGAAESGRETPQPVAAQ; encoded by the exons ATGGCGGGCTCCGAGGAGGTGCAGAGGGCCACGGCACTCATCGAGGAGCGGCTGGCACAGGAGGAGGAGAATGAG AAACACCGAGGAACCACCCATCAGAAGCTGCCCATGGACATGCTGGTGTTGGAGGATGAGAAGCACCACAGGCCTCAGAGTCCATCCTTACAAAAGGTTAAG GGTCAAGAGCGCGTGCGTAAAACATCCCTAGACCTGCGGAGGGAGATCATCGACGTAGGTGGAATCCAGAACCTCATCCAGCTGCGGAAAAAACGCAAGCAGAAGAAGCGGGAAGCCCTGGCAGCCTCCCAGGAGCCACCTCCAGAGCCGGAGGAGATC ACCGGCCCTGTGGACGCGGAGACATTCCTGAAAGCGGCAGTGGAGGGGCAAATGAAGGTCATTGAGAAGTTCCTGGAAGACGGGGGTTCCCCCGACACCTGCGATCAG TTCCACCGGACAGCACTGCACCGAGCTTCCCTGGAGGGCCACATGGAGATCCTGGAGAAGCTTCTAGAGAGTGGGGTCACTGTGGACTTCCAGGATCGG CTGGACTGCACAGCCATGCATTGGGCCTGCCGTGGGGGCCACTTGGAGGTGGTGAAGCTTCTGCAAAGCCGGGGAGCAGACACCAATGTGAAGGATAAG CTGCTGAGCACCCCCCTGCATGTGGCAGTCCGGACGGGGCACGTGGAGATCGTGGAACACTTTCTATCCCTGGGCCTGGACATCAATGCCAAAGACAGA GAAGGGGACAGTGCCCTGCATGACGCCGTGAGGCTCAATCGCTACAAAATCATCAAACTGCTGCTCCTGCACGGGGCTGACATGATGAGCAAGAACCTG GAAGGAAAGACCCCCACGGACCTGGTGCAGCTGTGGCAGGCTGACACCCGGCACGCTCTGGAGTACCCGGAGCCGGGGTCAGAGCAGAACGGGCTGGAGGGGGCTGCCGAGAGTGGGCGGGAGACCCCCCAGCCTGTGGCAGCCCAGTAA
- the ANKRD2 gene encoding ankyrin repeat domain-containing protein 2 isoform X1, which translates to MDMLVLEDEKHHRPQSPSLQKVKGQERVRKTSLDLRREIIDVGGIQNLIQLRKKRKQKKREALAASQEPPPEPEEITGPVDAETFLKAAVEGQMKVIEKFLEDGGSPDTCDQFHRTALHRASLEGHMEILEKLLESGVTVDFQDRLDCTAMHWACRGGHLEVVKLLQSRGADTNVKDKLLSTPLHVAVRTGHVEIVEHFLSLGLDINAKDREGDSALHDAVRLNRYKIIKLLLLHGADMMSKNLEGKTPTDLVQLWQADTRHALEYPEPGSEQNGLEGAAESGRETPQPVAAQ; encoded by the exons ATGGACATGCTGGTGTTGGAGGATGAGAAGCACCACAGGCCTCAGAGTCCATCCTTACAAAAGGTTAAG GGTCAAGAGCGCGTGCGTAAAACATCCCTAGACCTGCGGAGGGAGATCATCGACGTAGGTGGAATCCAGAACCTCATCCAGCTGCGGAAAAAACGCAAGCAGAAGAAGCGGGAAGCCCTGGCAGCCTCCCAGGAGCCACCTCCAGAGCCGGAGGAGATC ACCGGCCCTGTGGACGCGGAGACATTCCTGAAAGCGGCAGTGGAGGGGCAAATGAAGGTCATTGAGAAGTTCCTGGAAGACGGGGGTTCCCCCGACACCTGCGATCAG TTCCACCGGACAGCACTGCACCGAGCTTCCCTGGAGGGCCACATGGAGATCCTGGAGAAGCTTCTAGAGAGTGGGGTCACTGTGGACTTCCAGGATCGG CTGGACTGCACAGCCATGCATTGGGCCTGCCGTGGGGGCCACTTGGAGGTGGTGAAGCTTCTGCAAAGCCGGGGAGCAGACACCAATGTGAAGGATAAG CTGCTGAGCACCCCCCTGCATGTGGCAGTCCGGACGGGGCACGTGGAGATCGTGGAACACTTTCTATCCCTGGGCCTGGACATCAATGCCAAAGACAGA GAAGGGGACAGTGCCCTGCATGACGCCGTGAGGCTCAATCGCTACAAAATCATCAAACTGCTGCTCCTGCACGGGGCTGACATGATGAGCAAGAACCTG GAAGGAAAGACCCCCACGGACCTGGTGCAGCTGTGGCAGGCTGACACCCGGCACGCTCTGGAGTACCCGGAGCCGGGGTCAGAGCAGAACGGGCTGGAGGGGGCTGCCGAGAGTGGGCGGGAGACCCCCCAGCCTGTGGCAGCCCAGTAA
- the CUNH10orf62 gene encoding uncharacterized protein C10orf62 homolog, whose product MLWMQRTRRRKTASETAQDKQGPPESEKARKENWIKSHFSCLSEEKLAAGSNPTCSHSAGACSSGAAPQPESGSGEASPTIRVETFTAGQGEEGTTLHREPLTSKQRMSGASVTKETHKESGKSSSTDEATWAAVAACAKEIDTKGQQLAISMLQRATACQNSGHLESKDISQEELKALEEVEMKLRGNFLTQQETTIAGANHTHTFHSHCHHGHQGYPSHPSHPCPSLPNRSHQAYQPFKAT is encoded by the coding sequence ATGTTGTGGATGCAGAGGACGAGGAGAAGGAAGACAGCTTCTGAGACTGCACAAGACAAGCAAGGGCCACCAGAAAGCGAAAAAGCAAGGAAGGAGAACTGGATCAAATCGCACTTTAGCTGTCTTTCCGAAGAGAAGCTGGCTGCCGGCAGCAACCCCACCTGCAGCCACAGCGCCGGGGCCTGCAGCAGCGGCgctgctccccagcctgagagtGGCAGCGGGGAGGCCAGCCCCACGATTCGTGTGGAGACCTTCACCGCGGGGCAAGGAGAAGAGGGCACGACTCTTCACCGGGAGCCCTTGACCAGCAAGCAGAGGATGTCTGGGGCCTCGGTGACCAAAGAGACCCACAAGGAGTCTGGGAAATCCTCGTCCACGGATGAGGCCACGTGGGCCGCCGTGGCTGCCTGTGCCAAGGAGATTGACACCAAGGGGCAGCAGCTGGCCATCTCCATGTTGCAGCGTGCCACGGCTTGCCAGAACTCAGGCCACCTGGAGTCCAAGGACATCAGCCAGGAGGAGCTGAAGGCCCTCGAGGAGGTGGAGATGAAGCTGAGAGGGAATTTCCTCACCCAGCAGGAAACCACCATAGCTGGTGCCAACCACACGCACACCTTCCATAGCCATTGCCACCATGGCCACCAGGGTTATCCAAGCCACCCGAGCCACCCGTGCCCCAGCCTGCCGAACCGCAGCCACCAGGCCTACCAGCCCTTTAAAGCCACCTAA